The following coding sequences are from one Salmo trutta chromosome 36, fSalTru1.1, whole genome shotgun sequence window:
- the LOC115175704 gene encoding cbp/p300-interacting transactivator 3 isoform X1: MADHMMMPMSHGPATALHGYRMGGMGGPPQHAVPQPGLRTLPNGQVMHYGRVPQTSMEAAMRQRPGLGMVGPAGMNGQVNSQVNGAQMGGHHHQMNQMMYNQQQQHQQQQQHQQQQQQHHMQQPQHPQQQYHPSGLTSQQLMASMHLQKLNTQYHGHPLGPVQGHHMANGAQYRVGPGQLASMQHMGQGGPGMVLGQNMDIDLIDEEVLTALVLELGLDRVQELPELFLCQNEFDFIPDFVSMKQQPSTVSC; the protein is encoded by the coding sequence ATGGCAGACCACATGATGATGCCCATGTCCCACGGCCCTGCGACGGCCCTCCACGGCTACAGGATGGGGGGTATGGGCGGCCCTCCTCAGCACGCCGTGCCCCAGCCTGGCCTCCGCACCCTCCCCAACGGCCAGGTCATGCACTACGGCAGAGTGCCGCAGACCTCCATGGAGGCCGCCATGAGGCAGCGGCCCGGACTGGGGATGGTGGGGCCGGCTGGAATGAACGGTCAGGTGAACAGCCAGGTCAACGGGGCTCAGATGGGAGGACACCACCACCAGATGAACCAGATGATGTATAACCAACAACAACAgcatcaacaacaacagcaacatcaacaacaacagcagcagcaccacATGCAACAGCCCCAGCACCCCCAGCAACAGTACCACCCCAGTGGGCTCACCTCCCAGCAGCTCATGGCCTCCATGCACCTCCAGAAACTCAACACCCAATACCATGGACATCCACTGGGGCCGGTCCAGGGCCATCACATGGCCAACGGGGCCCAGTACAGAGTAGGGCCGGGTCAGCTGGCCAGCATGCAGCACATGGGTCAGGGTGGGCCAGGTATGGTGCTGGGACAGAATATGGACATAGACCTCATAGATGAGGAGGTTCTGACAGCGCTGGTGTTGGAGCTGGGTCTGGACCGGGTTCAGGAGCTCCCGGAACTGTTCCTATGTCAGAACGAGTTTGACTTCATCCCTGACTTTGTTTCTATGAAACAGCAGCCGAGCACCGTGAGCTGCTGA